A region from the Ptychodera flava strain L36383 chromosome 10, AS_Pfla_20210202, whole genome shotgun sequence genome encodes:
- the LOC139142426 gene encoding uncharacterized protein, with translation MRILVLSLFAVAISMIGTTNAFLPGIDVELVNTGCLVTLSFNRRVNVDTTQRINFVISGDGVGYRGSVLMLPSVTFEEVDYQAAVTVPTTLKVDMVMATASGRKTETQEIDIPRCADVTHDPHILTFDGRRYTYQGLCWHTIVKDCSGKPPRFEVLGKFEPRDPLDREIRSRTTDVTVIVGGQVIEMDTHNNVKVNGRPAESTFELVGGKMHVAVDNTKDRYTVVSVKDTIAVTWNGAEHGLNTAVEGG, from the exons ATGAGGATCCTTGTCCTGTCTCTGTTCGCCGTTGCGATTTCTATG ATTGGGACGACAAATGCGTTTTTGCCAG GAATTGACGTCGAGCTTGTTAATACAGGATGTTTGGTGACACTGTCCTTCAACCGGCGTGTTAATGTCGATACCACTCAGAGAATAAACTTCGTAATAAGTGGAGACGGGGTTGGCTACAGAGGCTCGGTGTTGATGTTACCCAGCGTAACGTTCGAAGAAGTTGATTACCAAGCAGCTGTAACAGTCCCAACAACGCTAAAAGTGGATATGGTGATGGCAACGGCGAGCGGAAGAAAAACAGAAACCCAAGAGATTG ATATTCCAAGGTGCGCTGATGTGACCCATGATCCCCACATCTTGACTTTCGACGGACGCCGCTACACCTACCAAGGGCTCTGCTGGCATACAATCGTGAAGGATTGCTCGGGCAAACCGCCTCGTTTTGAAGTGTTGGGAAAGTTTGAACCACGTGACCCACTCGATCGAGAGATCAGGAGCAGGACAACTGACGTGACTGTAATCGTCGGAGGACAGGTTATCGAAATGGACACACACAACAACGTTAag GTGAATGGGCGACCGGCCGAATCAACTTTCGAACTGGTTGGGGGAAAGATGCATGTTGCTGTGGACAACACCAAAGACCGGTACACTGTCGTCAGTGTCAAGGACACCATAGCAGTCACGTGGAACGGTGCGGAGCATGGGCTTAATACTGCCGTCGAAGGGGGGTAA